In Carassius auratus strain Wakin chromosome 20, ASM336829v1, whole genome shotgun sequence, the genomic stretch TTTGTGGCTTATGTGTCTTTACTagagtgttattattatttaattattaattattagtatgcttgtcattttattagtttctGCACGTCACTCACACGTCCTCCGAGCACAGGTGTTTGTCTGGGACTTTGTAACAACTTGCCCAGCAAGAAACTTCTGTGGTGCCGTAAAGATTACAGATGTGTGTGCCATTGCCTTCCTGTCTCCAGCTCTTGAGAATACTTAGAGATGGACATGGCTCTCCTCCAAAAGCCAATAACCGCAGGGGTGAATTAGCACTAAGCAGCTCCTCCTGAAGGATACGCCTTCCAAAGCGCCTCACAAGAGTGGGAGTGGCCTGGACAAGAATTCAAAGtcaattataatattttagtatAGAACAGtactttattttgtgtatgtCATCTCACACTTTACTGTCACCTATTGGTGTGGAGGAAGCATTGCATAAGAGGTTTCAGCCATAAATGCTAATGGCAGAAAAATGCTATTCATGGTCAGCCATTATTAACCACACTGCACATGGTCCAATGATGTCACATGGGCTATTTTaataatatccttacaatgtttCATTGCCATGAATGTGGTAGTTCCCATGCTGTGTAAATGcatggtcagaaagctctcagatttcatcaaaaatatcttaatctgtgctCCAAAGATTAACAAAGCTTTATGAGTTTAAAACatcataagggtgagtaattaataacagatctttaatttttgggtgaagtaccCTTTAAGGACTGGAGTGTGAAATGAAATTCTGAGTGATGCAAAATatgttacagtaaaatattgaaaACAAATTGTTGGTGCATGTAGATAAATTAACAAATGCCAAAGAACACTCTCATTATCTCTGTAATCTGCATAATGCAGAGGTTTCAGCTCACTACACCCACTACCAATGTTGATTACAGCACCATCATCTCCACCTCAGCGTGTACGCATTCGTGACAAAGATAAATAGACAGATGAAGtgatttgataattaaaatctctAATTGGGAAAGGCtgtcacaaaaagtattctgtCCCACGACTGATGGTTCGGTAAGGAATTGTACTTGCCTGTAAGACTGTTGTTTTGTTTCGTTTAAAAAGCACATTTGCAAGTCTGCGTGGCATCTTTTTAACAGCTGAGGGGACAATTAGGAGACACGCTCCCGAGGACAGGGCCAAAAACACCTCCACCACAGAGGGGTCAAAGGTTAACGGAGAAGACAGTAATACAACATCTTCTGCAGTCATCTTAAAGACAGATctgttgatcaaaaaaaaaaaaaaaagatttattccGTTTTATTAATTCTATCCTCCaatttcaacaatatttttgcTATAGCTATCAGGTAAATAAGTGAATGCATTAAGACCACATTGTCATACATTCAAGTAAAGATAAactacataataaatacacatttgaaCAAAAGGTTTAATGTGTTCTTACCTTAAATGTGTAATATTAGGCACAATACACCTGTGTGGGACCTTCACTATTTTTGGAAGCCCTGTTGTTCCGGATGTGTGCAAAACATAAGCCAAAGGCTCCCTCTGTTGGATGTCTTTGGTCATAGCAGAGCCCAGATCGGACATTTGAATGTTCGAGTCCTGTCCACGTTGTATTTTTATCAATGTGAGCCCATGTGAAGACAATGTTATACATATTTCCAGGGATAGCAGGTTGGAAAATGTACTCTGAAAATGCTGTTGGTTATGAAACAACAATATAAGCAATGATATATATAACGActagttaatataatataatataatataatataatataatataatatacctaCATTAAGCAGTTCGTTCTGTATTAAACAGTAGTCCAGCCTGCACTTGTTTATCATTCTCAGGTTGCACAAAGGTGGTGATGCAGGATCAAGAGGTACATATGCAGCAGGAAACTGCTGAATACTGttcagaaaagaaaacattttaattatatgcaCTAAACTACAAAACATGTGTTTAGTGTAATAATTAGATACTCGAATAACTCGGTAGTCGTGCAACACACACTGACTGCATAAGTAATCGTACCCAACAATCCAGACAGGAAGGAGGACATCTGCATGACAGAAAAGCCCTATAGTACGATCATGTTTCTGGACAGAGGTGCGCAAATGTCCAGTTAATTTATTTGCGAGGGAAATAACTTCATCATATGTCAAACAGACTCGCGCTGCAATGCTGCTGTCGAACGCGACAGCTGTTTTATTACCATGAGCACGCGCTGCCTCGTGCACCAATTCATGAAGCAATTTTGCTGTCATATCTGagcgaaaattatactaaatcaTAATATGATGAATTACAACATAATTTTTCCATCTATTCCCATCCGTTTAGTAGCCCCTGTTTATCAACTATCCATAACCAATTCATGAACGAATTTGAGTCGAATGCTTTTTGAACCGGTTCACGAAGGTTTGAATCGTTCACGAATCAAACTGAATGGAGCCATTTTTTCTGTCTAAACTGTTCTCTTTTGCTGTTCTCTGTTCAGCTGTTCTCATCGTAAACATCGATTTTTTTTTCggataaaatatgtaattttttttaaaattattttatgtaaaagtaaattatatttaagttcCAAATTACGTTATGTACTAAATCATGTCTACAACAAGTATCTAGGGCACAAGATAacataaaacttttttaaaaaaaacgtaATCGCAAAAAATAGAAGTAAACAGTAATTTGTGGCTATAAAATGGCAGAGAACCACATGAACAAATAATCTCTTTGTGACTGCTTTTTTTAAAAcgaactgttcaaaagaaccgattcgtGGAAATGACTCGTACACCCCATTTGACCAAATTCGCGCTTTAAGATGACGTTTCATGATGCTTGAAAGAACGTCCAATCACAGCTCGATTTTTTTACTCGCGGAAATTTTTGAAAGACCAGGCGAGCCGCTGGCAAAGTGCAAAATCTCAATTTATGTTGCCCAAATAAATTGTTTTGCAATCGATTTTGTTAATGCAACATGTCTGCTAAACCTTCATATGCAGATCAATTCAAGAGAAATGACGACGTGTTCAGAAACACGATGGAAGCTATTTTTCAGAAGGTATGTAAGAGAGTTAACGTTACAGCAAACGTATGACCGTTTAAGATGAAGTCCATGTACTGGCGCATGTCTTACCGAGTAGAGTGTTATGTTTCTAAACTAGAGAATCCATGTAGTAACATGTAGCTTTAACAGAACATGTTTATTGCGTCCTTTATAGTATTCTAGTCTAAAAGATCCTGGGATAGACGTCTGTCTGaaaacaatgacctgcaggactaATAGAGGTAACTTAAGCCAAAATATCGCAATTAAAAACGAATATCGAAGCATTTGCTGCTGTGAATtagtttaaaaatgaaaagaaatgttgTGTTGTTTTAAACCAAAACATTCAGATTGTTTCAGTATTATGTGACTAACATTACAGGTTCTGTGCCCATTGGCAGTGCAGAGGGAGAACGTGAGCTGGAAGCATTAAAGGTGAGAGACATAAATATAATCTAGAAAAAGCATATCTAGAGGAATCTTTTctgaaatatttagattttatttaataatcatgGACATAATAAATTCCTGCTGTAAATAAGAAGTTGGTGTTCTTCAATGGTATGAAATAAAGATAATATGAGTAATACACAATTAGCGTTGACCCAAAATGTGAGCGTTTTTTCTTAGCATAGCAATGgttgtattatttattacatatttattacattattattttcttatatgCAGACTCGAGTTAAAGCAGATTATTCAGTGAGGGGtaaggaaaataattttttatttattttgggtaaTTTATATCAGTTGTTTTTAGTTTAATACCATATGTTCTCATTTATCATGCTTaatctttttgtcttttattttatagAGTTTGAGGACCAGGAAAATGATCAGGtagtaaaaagaaaattaatagattgtaaaaaagcacaaaaagtaaaaagaaaaagatgttTTACTTATATTTAGTTTTTCCCACCAGTTTCAGATGGATGTGTCAGCGGTCACTGAGGATGATCTTAATGGCTCAAGTCGAAAGGAAAACAGAGAAAATCTGGGTAAGcagtatttatataaatgtaaaacaaatgaaCCCTGCAAAGGAATGTAcctagcacaaaataaacatttcagttaGTATTTCTGTGTCATTTAAAGTCAAATATTTATGAACTACACACCGTATGCTCTTAAGTTCATTTATGAGCTGACATCAAAGTCATGTCTCAATGATAATCTTTTAGGGCACGGAGGTGAATCATTCCTCCTCTCTATGATTCTGAATAACACATCTCCAGAATCTCAGTGGGCTGAGCGATCTCCAACTGAAGAAGAGGATGAAGAGCTGGAGAAAACCCTGAGCAGCCATGGCAGTACCCTCCTTGATGTCTATCCCAGCATGCTCAACCAGATCGGAGAAGCGTACCGGCGACAGCACATGACTGATACTGCGAGGGCCGTGATGCAGAAGTACCGCCGAAAACATTGGCAAGCCGGCCCGACGCATCGCAACACATCCTTTAAGAACAGACACAACTGCACTCTCAACAAAACAACAGAGATCTCATTTACCAGTCAAAGTCCAGTTAGAAGAAACATTAGCAACTTTTTCAAGAGCAGCGACAAACCAAGGTCTTCGCCACTCAAAAATTCATCCTGCGAGGAAAGTGCCTGTTTTTACTCACCCAGGAGGAACAGCGCAGACGTGAGCGGTGTGAAGGATGAGTGTCCATGGACTGATTTGGATTTAACCAGTAAAACTGCTCGTGTGATTGACTTGTCCACACCTCCACATTCAGGTTCCCCTTCATTTAGTGACCAATCTCCAGATCTGGACCAAACCTATGATGTTGGACCAACATCCCATTCTGTTCCAGCCTCATCGGTCCTTAGTTCTCCACCACGAAGCAGAGCAGATCTGTCTCTAATTGACCAGAGAGGAATATCAGTCACCTCCCAACCTTCCTCATGGGACAAAGACTGTTTCAGGGACCGCATACATTCTCCTGTCCCCACCCCTCAGCGCGGTCTCATTAGTGTTTTGTCTCCTAGTGGGAAAAGTAGCTTCAGACCTAGTGTGCTGAACATGGAAAGGCAATTAAATACATCAGCAAGTCCTAATCGAAGGTCTCCTGTCCAGCATCCGTCTCATTCTGAGGTCCTCAGATCTCCTTATGGTGTCAAACAGGTGCCGTTGTCCTCACCCTGGCGGTCTGTTTATGACCACCCTGACCAAAGCTCATCCAAGGTGGAGAAACCATCACGTTTAACTCAATCCGACCGTCATCGCTCTCTTTCTGGCCCCCAGTCCACTCACTCATTCAGCGAACCGCAGATTGATGCACAGTTCAGAAAGCTGTATCACCACTTCATCTGTCGTGGCACATCATCACCGTGTCCTTCCTCCCAGTGTCATTTGTGTGAGAGACACATTAAGGAGACACCCCAAAGCCCCAGCTTTTCCTCTTCCAGCATGTCTGCTCTTGCTCTGACACCCCTGAGGGCCAAGCTCAAGAAACGCCATCGTCAACCTGAAGTGGAAGAGTCTCTCCGATTCAAACGCTTCCGAGAGAGTCGTTCTCCACTTAAACATCTCCAGCTGAGAGACCAGTGTATAAGCCACGGCATGTCAGAACCTACTGAAGACGAACACAACTGGGATAGAGCCGTCCTGCTGCAGTGCCCCAGTCCACGGTTCCTCAGGGGCACCGCAAACCTCAGGAGAATCAGGGAGGCCAATTTAAGCATGCAAATGAACCCACATGCTTTGTCTAGGGTAAGAGCATTATTGATTTCAAATTTCCATTCAAGTTTTTGAtctaatatttaattcattttaatggcaTTTCAGGATTTTTAAGTTGAAGaaaaacaagatttatttatGCAGTAAAACAATGGTTTCTCCACTTGCTTTGCAGAGAGATGCCCCAAGCAGAGTCTATCTTGTGGAGGGTTTGTAGccacattttaatttcttaaaaaacttGCTCTGCATCATCAAGGCCTCTGTATCTTGCTCACAGATATTACATGTTAACTtaccaacattttatttcaacagcTGTGTCACCCATGAGACGGTTTAGTCAGGGTGCCTCTCCACTCTCTCCTAGGTAATTGGAGCACAAAATCCTGTCAGTTAATTTATTACAGATTTCATTTAAACTAGTTCATATGACTTTTTCTATGGATgtaccaaaataaaaattctgtctcCTGAAGTTGagattaaaatgttgtttacacCTATTTTgcgtaaataaaactaaatttaattaaaaatgtataactttaaaAGCTCAATTTGCCCATTACAACACatgtacaataataaaatacatttaacagttTTATCCAATCCTTGTTTTAAAGATGAACTTTTAGAGTAAAAATGGGAAAAATAAGCACACACGTGTTAATCAAAATCTCCAATActgggctgcatttcccaaaagcatcgtaagcttAAGTACATCGTAGACCCATTGAAACCAATGGAGCTATGATCAACttaggcttacgatgcttttgggagaCAGTCCTGGCCAATAACCAACATGGTAATAATATATTGTGCATTCctaaatttttttagtttttcctgAAATATGAAGATTTGTGTTTGTTACTGGAGAATGATAAGATATTCTTTGAGTCTGGCATTATGACTAAGATTGTGTTTTCTTCAGTCTCTCCAGGAGGCGACTGCAGTACAGTTTTCTGCAGTGATGAGCTTTCCTGCACGCATCTCACAGCCTGCCTGATAACCCTTGCGGGATAAACAATATATTGTGACTATATTAACTTTACCCTACTGAAAAAACATGGGATGACATCTGGGTGTAGATATGTTTGTCTGTAAATAATGTAAAGTCAAACGttttttcaacaatttttttaataaacaattgtTCATTTCACAATCAGAGTTTCATTTTGTGCGTTCTTGAGGACTAACAGAAAAGCAAGACAATCTGTTTCTGTAAGAATGGCTGCTAATGCTCATAGTGATTCAAAACGTGATCAAAAGTTAGAGTAATGTTGAGAAGGTTACATGGATACTGAAACGGATCTAATAAAACAGTTCCGACATTTACAAGATAGTGTTTTCACTAGACAAGAATCTTAACCATACCAGTAGTTTGATATCTGACAGCAACCAGAATGCTTTCAATGCTTTTGCAGCTCTTCAAAGGAATGtttgaaaattgaaaaatgtatggaatgttttatttgaattctaACACGGAGTATGGCCTGCCTAATGACATTTACAACTGTAACAAATGTTAAAGCAGCACCAAAGTTTTAATTACGGTCTTAGTCATTTAAACAatttcaaaagaaacaaaaaactacTCTATACAGAGATGAATGGACATTTATGTGGGCCGAAATTCACCACTCCAGCTCCACTGGGTATTTTCCTGTGAGGCAGGCTGTGCAATGACCCAATCTAGTAGTCTTCGTGCTGATCCTCTCATCTTTCCCACGTGACTCTATCCCACTTTGAACAGCAGATACCAGaccttcaactgacagataacgCACACTTGTAGCACCTGTTCAAAGCAAAGGAAATATAATTATCGATTACGTTTTTCTATTTTCAGATGGGAATTGTTTTTATACTTCTCATAATTTGTGTATTCATTACAAAACCTTAGCGACTAGGCAAATCTCTGCTCCTGACTTACCAATATAACCTGCTATATCCTCAAACTCTGGTTTATTAGCAATGAGCTCCTCTTTGGTAGGAATGTTAATGCCCATGTAGCACGGGAACCGGATTGGAGGTGATGCAACTCGAATGTGGACCTGTGATGTGACATCACAAAGACACTGTGTTGGTTAAAACACAAAGTAGTTAACTTACAGTActgattgaaatatattttttttacctccgTTGCACCTGCTTCTTTCAGCAGTTTAATAATAGGGGAGATGGTGTTACCCCTCACAATGGAATCATCAATAAGCACCACTCGTTTGCCAGCAAAGTTATCAGTCAATGCCCCAAACTTCTTAGCAACTCCAAGCTGACGTAGGCGAGTGTTTGGTTGAATGAACGTTCTGCCCACGTAGCGGTTCTTACACAGCACCTCTACATATGGAAGGCCAGACTGAGAAAGAGACCGAATATAAAATTTCGTAAGGGCACAACCAATAAAGCATTAAGACTGATGTATACAGCATCATTATTACTCACTTGTTGTGCGTATCCTAATGCTGCAGGTGTGGCTGATTCTGGAACAGTGCTCACTACATCAGCATCAGTGGGAGCCTCAATGGCCAACTGCCGTCCACAGCGCTGCCTCACTGTATATACCATCTGAcctgcaagacagaaaaaaaaaacatttcacctaTTACTATATgccatgatttttatatttactaccgttaaaatgtttgtggtcagtaaggtttgtttcaggaattaaaatttttaatttactaaaataGCATTTagttctgtgatggcaaagctgaattttcagcatcattatataAGTCttattcagtgtcaaatgatccttcagtaatcattctaatatgctgatttgctgctcatggaatactgtatttttttattgttaccaatGTTGAGAatgattgtgctgcttaatattaatatttgaaagaaaatagaccaggatatgttttttttaatcaagattcTTTGATAACCAGACAGTTTATGAGTACAACAGTAATTTTTCTTGGTTAATTCCCTGCTGGCAAGATGcgttttggattaaaaaaaaaaattgttagagcaattttagtttttaacagcagatggcactgcatgctttagaaatTGCAGTACATTGATCGCTTCCagttcctcacacacacacacaccacttaaACTTTTAATTATCATTCattaagtttgaaaagtttaaagtgAATTACCAGAGTGTTCACAGTAGCCTGTGTTAACATTATTCTAATGTCATAAAAGCTGAGGTACAAGAACATTTAACTTAAATTACTCCGCtcttaaaaacagttaaaaactaGGCAAGAGCACCATCAGCTTttaaaaactaagctcagaatcgattccTCAATCGAAGAGAATCACAATGCATTCGACAAATGGCAGAATCGATCTACAAGTATGGAAACGTCAACACCCATAATGCACCATGTTAGATCTGACTATCAGTGAGCTGGGATACAAAAATGTGAAAGCATCATATGACGGacatttactgaaaaataaaCCAGGAGATCTGAGTGCAGGAAACAGGGAGAAACTTTACAGCTGGTTCATTTACATATACTTTCGACATCTGTAACAATAAAAGGTGGTTGAAAGTCTTACTGACACCAATCATTTGGTTAAACCCAAACGTTACTGTTATATCAAGCTTTCCTTTCACTCgaaacaaaataatgattttaaacattATGAACTTGCCTTCAAATATGGAGTCTGGCCTGGCAAAGTACACATACTCAAATATGCAGAAGGCAGGAGGGTCTCCCTCTGGGCGTGGGACAACACTTAGGCTCTTCAGTCCGTTTTTAGAGATCTGGACGATCTCTCCAGGCTGTACTTCACGATAATACCTgatgacagaaaaataaaaacatacatattaaACAAACTCATAAAATAAGCAACAGCTACTGTGGGGTAGGCTTAGGGATGGAAACTCATTCTGTTGGAATGATGTGAACACACTTTGCACCAATGGACTGGAAGCTGCAGGACTCAGAAGAGACCACCCAGCCTTCTGTGTCTGCTTCTCCTGCacctacagaataaaaaaataaataaatttagcaCCATCCTAGACCAAAGGTACAGCACAGACAGGCCGCATGCTCCCCCTGCAGTAGTGATGGGTTGTTCTTGAACGATTCATCCATTTTGAActaatctttaatgtgactcttGAAGAATGAGTCATTTCGAATTTCTCTATCCAATGCAGTCATgtcacgtgacaaaagaacgaacgataggttaaagccttttatacagtctatggttaaagcttatgggtctgtcacgtgatgaaaGAACGacttaaattatagttttttattgtttgtagtgtgatcaacgtatGCGTAAGTCCTAGTAAACATGTTAGGAAGTtacatgtaacattttaattatattttgataaaataaatgacaaaaaaaaaaaatgttttctttggtgaacaagactccaaggtccgagtcagtaaaatgatccgaacttcccatcactacccGGCAGCTCTTGCCCTCAATGCTGAATCACACACCTGAGCTGTGAAGTTTTGAGATGGGTACTAGACGTCCAATAGATAGAGGCCGGTTTCCATAGGGGTCTCTCACAGCATAGATTACATCTTTATACATAACTAGCAATGAGTATGATGTAGGTGTCTCTGTCATCAGATTCTTTATGCTAAGAGAAACAAgcaatacaaatacattaaaattaagttacataatacaaatacaaaaaaaattgcaatcaTTAATACAGACAAGCAGTGACCCAATCAGATGGGGAAAGACGTGCAGAACATACCGAGCCACCCAATCAGGAGTATCTAGCTCCTCCATGGGTGGAGTCAAAGCAAGGAGCTGGGTAATAAGTTCACTGTCTGAGCTGGTGGAGAGGCCAACGCCATGACGCATAACCTacaacacacaaatacattacaTCAAATAGAAAAAAGCTCCTCTTTTTTCCTGAAACTCTTATGTGGAGTCTCATGTATCCCTATGAATCAAAGCCCACCTTTTTGCGCAGTGCAGAGGCATTGACCAGTTCTCCATTGTGTGCCACTGCAATCTTGCCATGCAGCGTGTCTACCACAAAAGGCTGGCAGTTCTGCAGCTCTGAAATGCCCGTGGTGGAGTAACGCGTATGTCCGATGCCTAGGTTGCCGTTGCGCAGCTTCAGCAAATCCTCTGCTTTAAAAGCTGTATTCACTAAACCCATGCCCTGTGAGAAGCAATTATGTCAGGCATGTCTAATCTTGCATTCATTGCTGTACGTTGAAGTGTGTTGGCCCGTGGGACAGGAACAAATCATGTTTAAGTGATGCTGTATGCATCGAAATGCTGTTATTCCTAGTACATTACCTTGAGGGTGGTGTATGTCGGTGAGTTTGTTCCAGTACTCGTGGCAATCCCAGCACTCTCCTGGCCCCTATTGAACAAAGAGTACTGTAaaaaagtactgttttttttcacattaatgaTCTACAATAAATTATGCAGATTTAGAATTGTCTTGCACAAATTTTCAAAGATGTACAAATAAGAAATGTGgtgtcatttcattttttttttgtaaatttaattttattcagtaagggcatattaaattatatacaacaaatacagtaaagacatttataatgatttctgaaggatcatgtgacactgataatggctgaaaattcagctttgccatcacaggaataaattacaaaaatcaaataaaaaatgtattttaactttaaaaagtaaatttcacATAATCAGCACATGAGATCATCAATGTCATAGTTTGAATGTTGTTGTTCCTAAAGATGCACAATAAATATCATCTAATATTTAATGCTCATATCTtctcagtaaagctggttctgtaatTAGCGGTAAATCTCTACACGTGCGTGATTTCatatggagcagcatttaatacacagagccgttttTCACTGACAGGCTGCGCAAAATATGATCGTGGTTTGGTACAGCTTGTCAAtaaacaacggctctgtgtagtaaatgatGCTCCATGTGTAATCATGCACTAGAGATTTACAGCAAATTAAATAGTGTCGTCACGGCTAGTTAGGACAAAACCTCTGATTAACATGGAAAATATACCTTTGTTGCATATAGTTAGGACATGATTTTAAACagatttactattaatttattgatGTGTTTACTTTTTTGAATGAAGTAATGTATCTTTAATCTATTTTTCCTTTTCCAGAAATATAGAGACGAACTGATGGTGTTTGTTGAAGCGATTACTGCAGGTGGTAATCCATTAGAAAACATTTCTTTGCAAGACTAGAATCTGTATATAGCATGTGTCCTTCCCATTCTTCCACTTTTCtactttacacaaaaaaaaaatctaaatcaagcCAAATCTGTTTTTATGAGTGAATGACTGCACAGAGTGTGACTAAAGCAGATCAAACTGGTTTATGTGAAGCGGTTAGCCAGAGAATGAGATAGGGGGAGGGGAATTAGAGCGAgcatgagagagcgagagactgaAAGCATGAGGAAAAGCATAGACAGTTCATCACAAAGATGTGACTAAATAAGCTGAAATTACATTCAAATTAGACACGTTAGCACAGCCAAACGCCTCCGAGCATTTTCCACGTGTCATATTGAGTAAGATCAACAGAAAGTGCAGCTCATTTGCCAAGCCACTTCTCGCATTTCTTCCCCAGCCCTCCCCCACGCACGCAGCTTAAGCCAGTCATGTGGCTGTTCTTGGTCATGTGACTGTTCTAACTGGCTCAGTCGTCTGGTTGCCTTGGACACTGAGCTTAAAATCAACAGGGAGGGGGAGCAGGGAGGATAAAGGCAGAGGTGAACAAACAGAAGCCATTTCTAGGCAAGCTTAGAAACATGGAGCCTGAAACAGACCAACAAAGGCATGCTGGGGAGGACAAGAGGCAGAGGGACACTGCTGGACACTGGAGAGGGGAGGAAGTGAAAACTCTGCTTTCTGTGTGGAGGGAGAGACAAGCCTGGGAAGAGGAAGAAAGCAGGGCCAAGTATGAGGGCATCTCAAGCCGTCTGAGAGAGCTTGGGGTGTGTAGGGACTGGCTTGACTGTAAGGCCCAGAGTAGGAGCATGGCTCTTCCAGACTGGAGGCCTACGCAGACCGCCTACAAACACTCTTCTGCAGATAGCAGGCCACCGACCCAAAGGCCTTACATTGCAGATGAAGAGCTTACAGCTGCCAGAAGAGAGGAGCCTGCTTCACTGCCAG encodes the following:
- the LOC113120973 gene encoding uncharacterized protein LOC113120973 encodes the protein MSAKPSYADQFKRNDDVFRNTMEAIFQKYSSLKDPGIDVCLKTMTCRTNRGSVPIGSAEGERELEALKTRVKADYSVREFEDQENDQFQMDVSAVTEDDLNGSSRKENRENLGHGGESFLLSMILNNTSPESQWAERSPTEEEDEELEKTLSSHGSTLLDVYPSMLNQIGEAYRRQHMTDTARAVMQKYRRKHWQAGPTHRNTSFKNRHNCTLNKTTEISFTSQSPVRRNISNFFKSSDKPRSSPLKNSSCEESACFYSPRRNSADVSGVKDECPWTDLDLTSKTARVIDLSTPPHSGSPSFSDQSPDLDQTYDVGPTSHSVPASSVLSSPPRSRADLSLIDQRGISVTSQPSSWDKDCFRDRIHSPVPTPQRGLISVLSPSGKSSFRPSVLNMERQLNTSASPNRRSPVQHPSHSEVLRSPYGVKQVPLSSPWRSVYDHPDQSSSKVEKPSRLTQSDRHRSLSGPQSTHSFSEPQIDAQFRKLYHHFICRGTSSPCPSSQCHLCERHIKETPQSPSFSSSSMSALALTPLRAKLKKRHRQPEVEESLRFKRFRESRSPLKHLQLRDQCISHGMSEPTEDEHNWDRAVLLQCPSPRFLRGTANLRRIREANLSMQMNPHALSRRDAPSRVYLVEAVSPMRRFSQGASPLSPSLSRRRLQYSFLQ
- the LOC113120975 gene encoding amidophosphoribosyltransferase-like, which encodes MSCNFDFRAGVFFFSFEHLCCQILRHLFGCVRKHVVRVTPGSVEIIYTLTLQSHSARLRDEDMEFEESGIGEECGVFGCVAAGEWPTQLEVAQILTLGLVALQHRGQESAGIATSTGTNSPTYTTLKGMGLVNTAFKAEDLLKLRNGNLGIGHTRYSTTGISELQNCQPFVVDTLHGKIAVAHNGELVNASALRKKVMRHGVGLSTSSDSELITQLLALTPPMEELDTPDWVARIKNLMTETPTSYSLLVMYKDVIYAVRDPYGNRPLSIGRLVPISKLHSSGAGEADTEGWVVSSESCSFQSIGAKYYREVQPGEIVQISKNGLKSLSVVPRPEGDPPAFCIFEYVYFARPDSIFEGQMVYTVRQRCGRQLAIEAPTDADVVSTVPESATPAALGYAQQSGLPYVEVLCKNRYVGRTFIQPNTRLRQLGVAKKFGALTDNFAGKRVVLIDDSIVRGNTISPIIKLLKEAGATEVHIRVASPPIRFPCYMGINIPTKEELIANKPEFEDIAGYIGATSVRYLSVEGLVSAVQSGIESRGKDERISTKTTRLGHCTACLTGKYPVELEW